In Oncorhynchus nerka isolate Pitt River linkage group LG26, Oner_Uvic_2.0, whole genome shotgun sequence, one DNA window encodes the following:
- the thoc6 gene encoding THO complex subunit 6 homolog produces MGPVEHLHMSVFSQSFSPCGRFLAAGNNYGEIAVFSLSSALSPDATDLSQTPILTFTAHEGPVFSLFSTDSHLLSAGNGEISAWSWAELIKRNTKAAWTRRPNYKSSLEIPEINAMTVNPTENSLVIGGGDNNIHIMDLESGVFKSVLQGHTDYIHCLSVREREGEILSGGEDGAVRIWDHRTGQSVHCIEVYKYEECARPQYGKWISCLTTESDWMLCGGGPSLSLWHLRSMSPTSIFPLSGCQRQANFYQDMILSVGEGQCVSHCLLGGEVKAQIPCTPHSLNTLALNLNSTDNRVLTVGGSSHQIDVFTNLSYRTFSLSF; encoded by the exons ATGGGTCCTGTCGAG CACCTCCACATGTCCGTGTTCTCCCAGAGTTTCTCTCCCTGTGGGCGCTTCCTGGCCGCCGGCAACAACTACGGCGAGATAGCGGTGTTCAG tctctcctcagcgcTTAGCCCAGATGCTACAGATCTGAGCCAGACACCCATCCTCACATTTACTG CTCACGAGGGgcccgtcttctctctcttctctacggACTCTCACCTCCTGAGTGCCGGCAATGGAGAGATCAGTGCATGGAGCTGGGCGGAGCTTATCAAGCGG aataCCAAGGCTGCTTGGACAAGGAGGCCAAATTACAA ATCCAGCCTGGAGATCCCAGAGATCAATGCCATGACTGTCAATCCCACA gaGAACAGTCTAGTGATTGGTGGAGGGGACAATAACATCCACATAATGGATCTGGAAAGTGGTGTCTTTAAG tCAGTGTTGCAGGGTCATACAGACTACATCCACTgtctgagtgtgagagagagggagggggagatccTCTCTGGGGGCGAGGACGGCGCTGTCAGGATATGGG ACCACAGGACCGGCCAATCCGTGCACTGCATTGAAGTCTACAAATACGAG GAATGCGCCCGCCCCCAATATGGCAAGTGGATCAGCTGCCTGACGACAGAATCTGATTGGATG CTCTGTGGAGGaggcccatccctctctctatggcACCTCCGCTCCATGTCACCcacctccatcttccctctctccgGATGCCAGCGACAAGCCAACTTTTACCAGGACATG ATCTTGTCGGTGGGCGAGGGCCAGTGTGTGTCCCACTGTCTCCTGGGGGGAGAGGTAAAGGCTCAGATCCCCTGCACCCCCCACTCCCTCAACACGCTGGCACTGAACCTCAACAGCACTGATAACAGG GTGCTCACAGTAGGTGGAAGCAGTCACCAGATAGACGTATTCACCAACCTGTCCTACAGAACCTTCTCGTTGTCTttctga
- the srrm2 gene encoding LOW QUALITY PROTEIN: serine/arginine repetitive matrix protein 2 (The sequence of the model RefSeq protein was modified relative to this genomic sequence to represent the inferred CDS: inserted 1 base in 1 codon; deleted 2 bases in 1 codon): MYNGIGLTTPRGSGTNGYVQRNLSSVRAKRPRDERGGERDEKDRERLESQLNRQPNAEILEHQRKRQLEVKCAELQDMMEEQGYSAEEIEEKVNSFRMMLQEKQEPPSAPTERPLATETHALAAANQQKNDRLKAAFGIATDYVDGSSFHPERKEREKEKREQERLEREKQQHQKYALVEESEDSDSPAQKQSRKKKRKKNKNRDSSESPSPSPRRVKKTKKKKKKRFTGCFFPLHFAVSEWTSCPAQTNAGFTFGVMCVSLYPFFQLNEQRLCVLCSRDGSEEKDDKDSSSDEKQASKKKRKRSENETPPQSKTRRHRSGSSSSAHSQSPAPLRERQKNQPVKRAEEGRKGLSPDRRGRGREDGSPQRSGGRARSPRYPSSPERRPRADKEREKERLKDKEKGREKEREKVKPTRTRHDSSSPSPPRLEREKGRRSRSGEREREKDRGKERTMLQRSRHDSSSSPSPPPKQLDTRKQRSGKDKPQMRDSSSPSPEREGARRGRSGEGERGKERNARAPADRERGRGSEKEGSPPSRKSDGGRGRNSSRDSTSPVPQSPLTNGRQKEREHEGRRGKERKPEERGKEGNRRRGKEGKPEERGKERKPEERGKERKPEERGKERERELSKEREKPEEQRKREIEREKERERNRDGGRERERSGRLSSTQQPSTCLTEDLRAEGEGERRDRERGAGEKERKRQAEEDNRRENRDRSLQEKEREELKAKEREKEKEREKEKEREKEKEREKAKEREKEKAKEREEKANESSSSSGSDSDSSSSSSDSSSSSSSSSSSSSEGEKKKGTVVKSSPVKKALPALISPPTVGAAFQRYLANGGRESASESDGQRATGREKERERTGGDRFLLSERENPPPAPQKAPVSQLPSAAERYPPTDREKERGKGQERYSPTEVESSSPPPSPPRRGASKGGGERYSPTEVEREKEREGGVKSQARRAEQYSPSEQEREWERRRAPSPKAPAAAVVPRPSPLAAPPRQYQDPPTCSPSSRRQAATRRASPPSRSPTRHYAPRRSRSRELEHNRERQRARDRGRDRSRDRGARRSRSRSPRRRSPLYRSRRSPSPVRQRRSSHSLSRERQRHQEREKNRELERAREKERQREKEQERRERQPLKEVPPPRRSPSSSSRSSSSSSSPSPSPARERKEPPVEKVMKPAVEKDRRGDREEREKGEDRGRKACSISSPLPSKETSPLPSQSEIRAHPKETRHSDPPRSRSPQALSHSETRVSVRDTSRTQSPAVLPSKGSAHPTDRPVRTENGVSEKGVEEKKKGKMGSPSSSSSXSSSSSSSSSSSSDSSDSDAAQGKAGARIAAAHSSSSSSSSSSSSESEKEDKKKSPARPHRVPADSLRDSRSLSYSPPRQRRPAHSPPTRRSGSRQSPSRSPSSRRGK, from the exons ATGTACAACGGCATTGGCCTGACCACGCCACGAGGCAGCGGCACCAACGGCTATGTGCAGCGCAACCTGTCGAGCGTGCGGGCAAAGCGTCCACGGGACGAGCGCGGCGGCGAGCGAGACGAGAAGGACCGTGAGAGGCTGGAGAGCCAGCTGAACCGTCAGCCCAATGCCGAGATCCTGGAACACCAGAGAAAGAGGCAACTGGAGGTCAAGTGTGCAGAGCTGCAGGATATGATGGAAGAGCAGGG GTATTCCGCTGAGGAGATTGAAGAGAAGGTGAACAGCTTCCGCATGATGCTGCAGGAGAAGCAGGAGCCGCCTTCGGCCCCCACCGAGAGACCATT ggCGACAGAGACTCACGCCCTGGCTGCAGCCAATCAGCAGAAGAACGACCGGCTGAAGGCGGCGTTCGGCATCGCCACGGACTACGTAGATGGCTCCTCCTTCCATCCGGAGCGCAAGgagcgagagaaggagaagagggagcaggagaggctggagagggagaaGCAACAGCATCAGAAATATGC GCTGGTAGAAGAGTCAGAGGACTCTGACTCCCCGGCCCAAAAACAGAGCCGCAAGAAGAAAAGGAAGAAAAACAAGAACAGAGACAG CTCAGAGagcccttccccctctcctagACGGGTGAAAAAaactaaaaagaagaagaagaaaaggtTTACCGgttgtttttttccccttcatTTTGCAGTCAGTGAATGGACTTCATGTCCGGC ACAGACAAACGCTGGATTCACGTTCGGGGTGATGTGTGTGAGCCTTTACCCTTTTTTTCAGCTTAATGAACAAAgactctgtgttctctgttctaGGGACGGGTCGGAAGAAAAGGATGACAAAGATAG CTCCTCAGACGAGAAGCAGGCGTCTAAGAAaaaacgcaagagaagtgaaaaTGAGACTCCACCCCAGAGTAAGACACGGCGCCATAGGAGTGGGTCCTCCAGCTCTGCTCACAG CCAATCCCCTGCCCcgctgagagagaggcagaagaacCAGCCTGtcaagagagcagaggaggggagaaaggggcTATCTCCTGACAGGAGGGGGCGTGGTCGCGAGGACGGGAGTCCACAGCGTTCGGGAGGCAGAGCG AGATCTCCCAGGTATCCCAGCTCCCCTGAACGCCGACCGAGGGCAGACAAGGAACGGGAGAAGGAGCGACTGAAGGacaaagagaaaggaagagagaaggagcgtGAGAAAGTGAAGCCTACCAGAACGAGACAcgactcctcttccccctctcctcctcgaCTGGAACGAGAGAAAGGCAGGCGCTCcagaagtggagagagggagcgagagaaggatagaggaaaggagagaacaaTGCTGCAGAGGAGCAGACACGACTcttcttcatccccctctccacccccgaAACAACTGGACACCAGGAAACAGAGGAGCGGAAAGGACAAACCACAAATGCGAGACTCCTCGTCTCCCTctccagaaagagagggagcaagGAGAGGAAGGAGCGGAGAGGGGGAGCGAGGAAAGGAAAGAAATGCCCGAGCCccagctgacagagagagggggagggggagtgagAAAGAAGGATCTCCCCCTAGTCGGAAAAGTGATGGCGGGAGAGGTAGAAACTCATCCCGCGACTCCACATCCCCTGTCCCTCAGTCACCTCTCACCAATGGACGACAGAAAGAAAGGGAGCacgagggaaggagggggaaagagaggaaaccggaggagagggggaaagagggaaaccggaggaga gggaaagaggggaaaccggaggagagggggaaagagaggaaaccggaggagagggggaaagagaggaaaccggaggagagggggaaagagagggagagggaattgagcaaagagagggagaaaccagaggagcagaggaagcGGGAGATCGaaagggaaaaagagagggagcgaaaccgagatggagggagagagcgcgAGAGGTCCGGCAGACTGTCTTCTACCCAACAGCCATCTACCTGTTTGACTGAAGACCTCCGCgcagagggtgagggggagaggagggacagagagaggggggcgggagagaaggagagaaaaagacAAGCAGAGGAGGACAACAGGCGGGAGAACAGAGACCGGAGCCTGCAGGAAAAGGAGCGAGAGGAGTTGAAGGCAaaggaaagggagaaggagaaggaaagggagaaggagaaggaaagggagaaggagaaggaaagggagaaggcgaaggaaagggagaaggagaaggcaaaggaaagagaggagaaagcgaATGAGAGCAGCAGTAGCAGCGGGAGTGACAGTGACAGCTCTTCCTCATCCTCAgactcatcctcatcatcatcctcctcttcttcctcgtcCTCCGAGGGAGAGAAGAAAAAGGGAACCGTGGTGAAGAGCAGCCCAGTGAAAAAAGCCCTCCCcgctctcatctcccctcccacTGTAGGTGCTGCCTTCCAGAGGTATCTGGCCAATGGGGGCAGAGAGAGCGCTTCAGAGAGTGACGGACAGAGAGCTACCGGGAGAGAGAAGGAACGtgagagaacaggaggggacaGGTTCCTGCTCTCTGAAAGGGAAAACCCGCCTCCTGCTCCCCAAAAAGCTCCGGTCTCCCAACTCCCCTCTGCTGCAGAGCGCTACCCccccacagacagagagaaggagcgagggaaGGGACAGGAGAGGTACAGCCCCACCGAGGTAGAGAGCTccagccctccaccctctcctcccagAAGAGGAGCCTCCAAAGGCGGAGGCGAGAGGTACTCCCCCACTGAagtggaaagagagaaggagagagagggaggggtgaagaGCCAGGCCAGGAGGGCAGAGCAGTACAGCCCCTCtgagcaggagagagagtgggagaggaggagggcgcCCTCCCCAAAAGCCCCCGCAGCAGCAGTTGTCCCGCGGCCCTCCCCCCTCGCCGCACCCCCACGGCAGTACCAGGACCCCCCCACTTGCTCCCCCAGCTCCCGACGACAAGCCGCCACCCGGAGAGCCTCCCCTCCGTCCCGCTCCCCGACTCGCCACTACGCCCCACGGCGGAGCCGCAGCCGGGAGCTAGAGCACAaccgagagaggcagagagcgagggatagagggagggaccGTTCCAGAGACAGAGGAGCCAGAAGGAGCAGGTCGAGGAGTCCCAGAAGACGCAGTCCCCTCTACAG GTCCCGGCGATCCCCCTCTCCCGTTCGACAAAGGAGAAGCAGTCACTCGCTATCcagagaaaggcagagacaccaggagagagagaagaatagagagctggagagagcgagggaaaaaGAGCGGCAACGTGAAAAAGAGCAAGAGAGGCGAGAGCGTCAACCTCTTAAAGAGGTCCCCCCACCCCGTCGCTCACCCTCTTCATCTTctcgttcttcttcttcttcctcatccccatccccctctccggCCCGAGAGAGAAAGGAGCCGCCTGTAGAAAAGGTGATGAAACCAGCAGTAGAGAAAGACCGAAGAGGTGatagagaggagcgagagaaaggggaagacagaggaAGGAAGGCTTGTTCCATCTCCTCACCGCTCCCCTCCAAGGAGACCAGTCCCCTTCCCAGCCAATCAGAAATCAGAGCCCACCCCAAAGAAACACGGCACTCTGACCCGCCCCGCTCCAGGTCGCCACAGGCCCTCAGCCATTCAGAGACCAGAGTCTCTGTACGAGATACCTCGAGGACCCAATCACCTGCGGTGCTCCCCTCAAAAGGCTCTGCCCACCCCACAGACCGACCAGTCAGGACTGAAAACGGTGTGAGCGAGAAGGGGGTCGaagagaaaaagaaaggaaaGATGGGCAGCCCcagctcatcatcat tctcctcctcctcgtcatctTCCTCTTCGTCTTCATCAGACAGTTCTGACTCTGATGCAGCGCAAGGAAAAGC aggtgcCAGGATAGCGGCTGCCCAtagctcttcctcctcctcctcctcatcatcctcttcTGAAAGCGAGAAGGAAGACAAGAAAAAGAG CCCGGCGCGACCTCACAGAGTGCCAGCTGATTCGCTGAGAGACTCGCGCTCACTCAGCTACTCTCCACCCAGACAGAGGCGACCTGCACATTCCCCACCCACCCGCAG GAGTGGCAGCAGGCAGTCCCCAAGCCGATCTCCAAGCAGTCGGAGAGGAAAATGA